In Sphaeramia orbicularis chromosome 1, fSphaOr1.1, whole genome shotgun sequence, a genomic segment contains:
- the pycr1b gene encoding pyrroline-5-carboxylate reductase 1b — MSVGFIGAGQLAHALVKGFTAAGVIATQRITASSPDTDLPTVAGLRKMGVTMTTSNKETVNKSDVLFLAVKPHIIPFVLDEIGPDIEDRHLIVSCAAGVTISSIEKKLLQYRSAPKVMRCMTNTPVVVREGATVYATGTHAEVEDGKLLEQLMASVGFCTEVEEDLIDAVTGLSGSGPAYAFTALDALADGGVKMGLPRRLAVRLGAQALLGAAKMLLDSEQHPGQLKDNVCSPGGATIHALHVLESGGFRSLLINAVEASCIRTRELQFLADQERISPAAIKKTTLDKVLQQPGVTVSGVANGNGRAGLSLFNTRTPGIKKKN; from the exons ATGAGCGTTGGATTCATTGGAGCGGGCCAGCTGGCTCATGCACTTGTGAAGGGTTTCACAGCTGCAG GTGTGATTGCTACTCAGAGGATTACAGCCAGCTCCCCAGACACAGACCTGCCCACTGTCGCGGGACTGAGG AAAATGGGAGTGACCATGACAACTAGTAACAAAGAGACAGTTAATAAGAGTGATGTACTTTTTCTGGCTGTGAAGCCCCACATCATCCCCTTTGTTCTTGATGAGATCGGACCAGACATTGAGGACCGTCACCTCATAGTCTCCTGTGCAGCAGGTGTTACTATCAGCTCCATAGAGAAG AAACTGCTTCAGTATCGCTCAGCTCCTAAAGTCATGAGGTGTATGACTAACACTCCAGTGGTGGTGAGAGAGGGAGCTACAGTGTACGCCACGGGAACACATGCAGAG GTGGAGGATGGCAAATTATTGGAGCAGCTGATGGCCAGTGTTGGTTTTTGcacagaggtggaggaggacCTCATTGATGCAGTTACTGGCCTGAGTGGAAGTGGACCTGCTTAT GCGTTCACCGCCCTGGATGCTTTAGCAGACGGAGGAGTGAAGATGGGCCTGCCCAGGAGATTGGCTGTCAGACTCGGAGCTCAGGCCCTATTg GGAGCAGCTAAAATGCTCCTGGACTCTGAGCAGCACCCTGGTCAGCTCAAAGATAATGTGTGTTCCCCAGGGGGCGCCACTATCCACGCCCTACACGTCCTGGAGAGCGGTGGCTTCCGCAGCCTCTTGATTAATGCTGTCGAGGCTTCATGCATCAGAACACG GGAGCTGCAGTTTCTTGCAGATCAGGAGCGTATTTCTCCAGCGGCCAttaagaaaaccacactggataAAGTGCTGCAGCAGCCCGGAGTCACAGTCAGTGGAGTGGCTAACGGGAACGGCAGAGCGGGGCTCAGCTTGTTCAACACTCGCACTCCTGGCATTAAGAAGAAGAACTGA